The proteins below come from a single Salinilacihabitans rarus genomic window:
- a CDS encoding DUF192 domain-containing protein, with product MRLVHESADGAAVIASNVETADTLRRQGRGLMFRRSLPDDYALAFRFGSVRSRGIHTLFVLVPIDVVWVADGEVSRVERLRPWRGLARARADLIVELPAGAADGVEAGDRLVLDDGA from the coding sequence GTGCGACTCGTCCACGAATCGGCCGACGGGGCGGCGGTGATCGCGTCGAACGTCGAGACCGCCGACACGCTCCGGCGTCAGGGGCGCGGACTGATGTTCCGTCGGTCGCTCCCCGACGACTACGCGCTCGCGTTCCGCTTCGGGTCCGTCCGGAGCCGCGGCATCCACACGCTGTTCGTCCTCGTCCCCATCGACGTCGTCTGGGTCGCCGACGGCGAGGTCAGCCGCGTCGAACGGCTCCGGCCGTGGCGGGGACTCGCCCGCGCCCGCGCGGACCTGATCGTCGAACTGCCGGCGGGGGCGGCCGACGGCGTCGAGGCCGGCGACCGCCTCGTCCTCGACGACGGGGCGTGA
- the hpt gene encoding hypoxanthine/guanine phosphoribosyltransferase, whose protein sequence is MDQLRRSLRDAPVVSRDGYDYFVHGVTDGVPPVEPAILREVVDAVRERIDFDGVDLLVAPEAMGVHHATALSLSTDVPFVVVRKRSYGFPDEVAVHQRTGYGESDFHLNGVEAGDRVVLVDDVLSSGSTIRAVSAALAEAGAEVADVVVVLERVDADPGELPHEVTSLLRVRVEDGAVEVVD, encoded by the coding sequence ATGGACCAGCTCAGGCGCTCCCTCCGGGACGCCCCCGTGGTCTCCCGCGACGGCTACGACTACTTCGTCCACGGCGTCACCGACGGGGTGCCGCCGGTCGAGCCGGCGATCCTGCGCGAGGTCGTCGACGCCGTCCGCGAGCGGATCGACTTCGACGGCGTCGACCTGCTGGTCGCCCCCGAGGCGATGGGGGTCCACCACGCGACGGCGCTCTCGCTGTCGACCGACGTTCCGTTCGTCGTCGTCCGCAAGCGATCCTACGGCTTCCCCGACGAGGTCGCGGTCCACCAGCGGACGGGCTACGGCGAGAGCGACTTCCACCTGAACGGCGTCGAGGCCGGCGACCGCGTCGTCCTCGTCGACGACGTCCTCTCCTCGGGGAGCACGATCCGGGCGGTCTCGGCCGCCCTCGCGGAGGCCGGCGCCGAAGTCGCGGACGTGGTCGTCGTCCTCGAACGGGTCGACGCCGACCCCGGCGAGTTGCCCCACGAAGTGACGAGTCTGCTGCGGGTGCGCGTCGAGGACGGGGCCGTCGAGGTCGTCGACTGA
- a CDS encoding (R)-citramalate synthase, with the protein MDGDRTVRLLDTTLRDGEQAPGVSLSPDEKVDVARALDRAGVAVVEAGSACTGAGEREAISRVTDLDLDARVTSFCRGLRDDVDLALDCDVDGVHLVVPASDRHVEGKVGTTREEVLETTADLVAYAKAHDLWVEVIGEDGSRADLDYLEAVMETALDAGADRACFADTVGHAGPERTHEAVARLAELGPVSAHTHDDLGLGVTNALAAVSAGADLVHCTVNGLGERAGNVALEEVAIALAHVYGVETVALEELYDLAQLVSRSTGVPLAPNKAVVGENAFTHESGIHTDGTLKDDRMYEPYPPETVGRERRLALGKHAGRAGVRAALAEHGVDADDDELAEIAARVTELGDRGRRVTDADLLAIAEDVTGDDRERTVDLLGLTATSGGPVPTASVRLSVAGEERVASGTGSGPVDAAVSAVREALGSAADADLESYHVDAVSGGTDAVVTVEVTMHRDDRSVTVARSEADITRASVQAMVDALDRLVDPDREVPAPADD; encoded by the coding sequence GTGGACGGCGATCGAACGGTTCGACTTCTCGATACGACGTTACGGGACGGCGAGCAAGCCCCGGGCGTCTCGCTCTCGCCCGACGAGAAGGTCGACGTCGCCCGCGCCCTCGACCGCGCCGGCGTCGCCGTCGTCGAGGCGGGCAGCGCCTGCACCGGCGCCGGCGAACGCGAGGCCATCTCGCGCGTGACCGACCTCGACCTCGACGCCCGCGTGACGAGTTTCTGTCGCGGGCTCCGGGACGACGTCGACCTCGCGCTCGACTGCGACGTCGACGGCGTCCACCTCGTCGTCCCGGCGAGCGACCGCCACGTCGAGGGGAAAGTCGGCACGACCCGCGAGGAGGTCCTCGAGACGACCGCCGACCTCGTCGCGTACGCGAAAGCCCACGACCTCTGGGTCGAGGTCATCGGCGAGGACGGCTCGCGGGCCGACCTCGACTACCTCGAAGCGGTGATGGAGACGGCGCTGGACGCCGGCGCCGACCGGGCCTGCTTCGCCGACACCGTCGGCCACGCGGGGCCCGAACGCACCCACGAGGCGGTCGCCCGACTCGCCGAACTGGGGCCGGTCAGCGCCCACACCCACGACGACCTCGGCCTGGGCGTCACGAACGCGCTGGCCGCGGTCTCGGCGGGTGCCGACCTCGTCCACTGCACCGTCAACGGTCTCGGCGAGCGCGCCGGCAACGTCGCCCTGGAGGAGGTCGCCATCGCGCTGGCACACGTCTACGGCGTCGAGACGGTCGCTCTCGAAGAGCTGTACGACCTCGCCCAACTGGTCTCGCGGTCGACGGGCGTCCCGCTGGCGCCGAACAAGGCCGTCGTCGGCGAGAACGCCTTCACCCACGAGAGCGGCATCCACACCGACGGCACGCTCAAGGACGACCGGATGTACGAGCCGTACCCGCCCGAGACGGTCGGCCGGGAGCGACGGCTCGCGCTCGGCAAGCACGCCGGCCGCGCCGGCGTCCGGGCCGCACTCGCCGAGCACGGCGTCGACGCCGACGACGACGAACTGGCCGAGATCGCCGCCCGGGTGACCGAACTCGGCGACCGCGGCCGCCGGGTCACCGACGCCGACCTGCTCGCGATCGCGGAGGACGTCACCGGCGACGACCGCGAGCGGACCGTCGACCTGCTCGGACTGACCGCGACCAGCGGCGGGCCGGTGCCGACCGCGAGCGTCCGGCTCTCGGTCGCCGGCGAGGAGCGCGTGGCGTCGGGGACCGGTTCGGGGCCCGTCGACGCCGCCGTCTCCGCCGTCCGCGAGGCGCTGGGGTCGGCGGCCGACGCCGACCTCGAATCCTACCACGTCGACGCCGTCTCCGGCGGCACCGACGCCGTCGTCACCGTCGAGGTGACGATGCACCGCGACGACCGCAGCGTCACCGTCGCCCGCAGCGAGGCGGACATCACCCGCGCCAGCGTGCAGGCGATGGTCGACGCGCTGGACCGGCTGGTCGACCCCGATCGGGAGGTCCCGGCGCCGGCGGACGACTGA
- a CDS encoding AAA family ATPase, with translation MDVTQASEECEAVLDAIGEAVICDREFLETVLVGVVGRGHVLLEDVPGTGKTLTARSVANALGLSFSRIQFTPDLLPSDVTGTHVFNEREREFEFNEGPIFANIVLADEINRAPPKTQAALLEAMEEGQVTTDGETRELPKPFFVIATQNPVEQEGTFPLPEAQVDRFLVKTSMGYPDEEGETELLRRRAGREAMSPTVERVLESDAVADLRRVPETITVDEDLLEYVVALVRETRSDGRVEVGVSPRGTQRLFEAARAYATITGREYVTPDDIKRVAQPVLAHRLVLTPDATVNEVRKSQIVETVLESVPVPTVE, from the coding sequence ATGGACGTCACCCAGGCGAGCGAGGAGTGTGAGGCCGTCCTCGACGCGATCGGCGAGGCGGTCATCTGCGACCGCGAGTTCCTCGAAACCGTCCTCGTCGGCGTCGTCGGCCGCGGCCACGTCCTGCTGGAGGACGTGCCCGGGACGGGCAAGACGCTGACCGCCCGCAGCGTCGCGAACGCCCTCGGCCTGTCGTTCTCGCGCATCCAGTTTACCCCCGACCTGCTGCCCTCCGACGTCACCGGGACGCACGTGTTCAACGAGCGCGAGCGCGAGTTCGAGTTCAACGAGGGACCGATCTTCGCCAACATCGTGCTGGCCGACGAGATCAACCGCGCGCCGCCGAAGACCCAGGCCGCCCTCCTGGAGGCCATGGAGGAAGGACAGGTCACCACGGACGGCGAGACGCGCGAACTCCCGAAGCCGTTCTTCGTCATCGCCACCCAGAACCCCGTCGAACAGGAGGGGACGTTCCCGCTGCCGGAGGCGCAGGTCGACCGCTTCCTCGTCAAGACCTCGATGGGCTACCCCGACGAGGAAGGCGAGACGGAACTGCTGCGCCGGCGCGCCGGCCGCGAGGCGATGAGCCCCACCGTCGAGCGCGTGCTCGAATCGGACGCCGTGGCCGACCTCCGGCGGGTCCCCGAGACGATCACCGTCGACGAGGACCTGCTGGAGTACGTCGTCGCGCTGGTCCGCGAGACGCGCTCTGACGGCCGCGTCGAGGTCGGCGTCTCCCCGCGTGGCACCCAGCGGCTGTTCGAGGCCGCCCGCGCCTACGCGACGATCACCGGCCGCGAGTACGTCACCCCCGACGACATCAAGCGCGTCGCCCAGCCAGTGCTCGCCCACCGCCTCGTGCTCACGCCCGACGCGACGGTCAACGAGGTCCGGAAGTCACAGATCGTCGAGACCGTCCTCGAATCGGTGCCGGTGCCGACCGTCGAGTGA